A window of the Synechococcus sp. LTW-R genome harbors these coding sequences:
- a CDS encoding DUF2656 family protein gives MTRFVLSHNLQIQDSAVPPLAFEALAQALAEQCDSVTLAEALSHPHWKISLESTATPGQLAEEIGQAWRKIRADQGHSTDHAVMALGGRKDSEGTPGAPLQQGGWGVDVVETRDPDGFLQAINWSGLTAGRPADGIFQVIDRPA, from the coding sequence GTGACCCGATTCGTCCTTTCCCACAACCTGCAGATCCAAGATTCCGCGGTGCCTCCGCTGGCGTTTGAGGCCCTGGCCCAAGCGTTGGCCGAGCAGTGCGACTCTGTGACATTGGCGGAAGCGCTCAGCCACCCGCATTGGAAGATCAGCCTCGAGTCCACGGCAACTCCAGGCCAGTTGGCTGAAGAGATCGGTCAGGCCTGGCGAAAGATTCGCGCTGATCAGGGGCATTCCACTGACCATGCCGTGATGGCTCTTGGTGGTCGTAAGGATTCCGAGGGAACTCCCGGCGCCCCGCTTCAGCAGGGCGGCTGGGGTGTGGATGTGGTGGAAACCCGCGATCCAGACGGGTTTCTGCAGGCGATCAATTGGAGTGGACTCACGGCCGGCCGGCCGGCCGATGGCATCTTCCAGGTGATTGATCGCCCGGCTTGA
- a CDS encoding HEAT repeat domain-containing protein yields the protein MTGAFDNIHPGLSQGDAIRLLSTPLEELESQSDPYMAAAHLINFPGRETETALIALVMDPEQAQPRKLARRKAVEVLGRLGCQEAMAAIANCLNSDDPYLVENSAFALQQLNCQDAAVHKGLQQLLSDPAQNRRVLIQSLAALNVAEAEPLIASFQTSDQPGVRGAAISASIRLGGSRDHVSVLGEQTLLPNQMDRQSAIQDAINAGATELLPQILRAPVSPVFRMRALRALWPEGRLQNDGLDLIELLDGLIVDRPEALELVHAYDQPPSADFLIQEFFGTDFSRSYLALQTLQDHSAEQLWPALEQRWHAEAHNDYGAHYFFIRLFSRIGPWPDEALGLIDSILSEAITTRRPQFMKSKPAAVLAMAGLKLVKDPDTTLASWLDPQVTPFWEARYAAAMVASPAQLASALDDPDPFVAMRAQAACKATAG from the coding sequence TTGACCGGAGCTTTTGACAACATCCATCCGGGGCTGTCCCAAGGCGATGCGATCCGCCTGCTGAGCACTCCGCTGGAGGAGCTGGAGTCACAGAGTGATCCCTACATGGCGGCGGCCCATCTGATCAACTTTCCGGGCCGCGAAACGGAAACGGCGTTGATCGCCTTGGTGATGGATCCGGAGCAAGCGCAACCACGCAAATTGGCGCGGCGGAAGGCTGTGGAAGTGCTGGGACGGCTGGGCTGTCAGGAGGCAATGGCTGCCATCGCCAACTGCCTGAACAGCGACGACCCCTATCTGGTTGAAAACTCTGCTTTTGCGCTTCAACAGCTGAACTGCCAAGACGCCGCCGTTCATAAGGGGTTGCAGCAGCTGTTGTCTGACCCAGCCCAGAACCGACGGGTGTTGATTCAGAGCCTTGCCGCGCTGAATGTCGCCGAAGCTGAGCCGTTGATTGCGAGCTTTCAGACGTCGGACCAGCCGGGGGTCCGCGGTGCGGCCATCAGTGCCAGCATCCGTCTGGGAGGCAGCCGTGATCACGTCTCCGTTCTTGGCGAGCAAACGCTGTTGCCCAATCAGATGGATCGCCAGTCGGCGATTCAGGATGCGATCAATGCCGGGGCAACCGAGCTTCTGCCTCAGATTCTGCGCGCACCGGTTTCGCCGGTGTTTCGGATGCGGGCGTTGCGTGCGCTCTGGCCTGAGGGTCGGCTGCAGAACGATGGTCTTGATCTGATCGAGCTGCTTGATGGGTTGATCGTCGATCGACCGGAAGCCTTGGAACTGGTGCACGCCTACGACCAGCCGCCCTCAGCCGATTTCCTGATTCAGGAATTTTTCGGCACGGATTTCAGTCGCAGTTACCTCGCACTGCAGACTTTGCAGGACCATTCGGCCGAGCAGCTCTGGCCAGCTCTGGAGCAGCGGTGGCATGCCGAGGCCCACAACGACTATGGGGCGCATTACTTTTTCATCCGCCTGTTTTCCAGGATCGGGCCCTGGCCTGATGAGGCCCTCGGTCTGATCGACTCCATCCTTTCGGAAGCCATCACCACGCGCCGGCCGCAATTCATGAAATCCAAGCCCGCTGCTGTGTTGGCCATGGCCGGTTTGAAGCTTGTGAAGGATCCAGACACAACGTTGGCGTCATGGCTTGATCCGCAAGTCACGCCGTTCTGGGAAGCCCGTTATGCCGCTGCGATGGTGGCGTCTCCCGCGCAGTTGGCCTCGGCCCTGGATGACCCTGACCCCTTCGTGGCGATGCGTGCCCAAGCCGCCTGCAAGGCCACCGCTGGTTGA
- the mpeA gene encoding class 2 C-phycoerythrin subunit alpha, with product MKSVLTTVIGAADSGSRFPTSSDLESVQGSLQRAAARLEAAEKIAQNYDAIAQRAVDAVYTQYPNGATGRQPRQCATEGKEKCKRDFVHYLRLINYSLVVGGTGPLDELAINGQREVYKALSIDPGTYVAGFTQMRNDGCAPRDLSPQALTEYNAALDYVINSLA from the coding sequence ATGAAGTCCGTTCTCACCACCGTCATCGGCGCCGCAGACAGCGGCTCCCGTTTCCCCACCAGCTCCGATCTGGAGTCTGTGCAGGGTTCCCTGCAGCGTGCAGCCGCCCGTCTCGAGGCTGCTGAGAAAATCGCTCAGAACTATGACGCCATCGCTCAGCGCGCTGTCGACGCCGTCTACACCCAGTACCCCAACGGTGCCACCGGCCGTCAGCCCCGCCAGTGCGCCACCGAAGGCAAGGAGAAGTGCAAGCGCGACTTCGTCCACTACCTGCGTCTGATCAACTACTCCCTGGTTGTTGGCGGCACCGGCCCTCTGGACGAACTCGCCATCAACGGTCAGCGTGAGGTCTACAAGGCCCTCAGCATCGACCCCGGCACCTACGTTGCTGGTTTCACCCAAATGCGTAACGACGGCTGCGCTCCTCGCGACCTGAGCCCCCAGGCTCTGACCGAGTACAACGCTGCTCTCGACTACGTGATCAACTCCCTCGCCTGA